In the Pseudonocardia cypriaca genome, one interval contains:
- a CDS encoding helix-turn-helix domain-containing protein — protein MRTIPRGPQAATRAHPAGLTSRQADVLDLLAEGLTNAEIAERLVVSVRTVDHHVSTILGNLGVPSRRHASRLARTLASA, from the coding sequence GTGCGCACCATCCCCCGCGGTCCGCAGGCGGCCACCCGCGCCCACCCGGCGGGGCTCACCAGCCGCCAGGCCGACGTGCTCGACCTGCTCGCAGAAGGCCTCACCAACGCCGAGATCGCGGAACGGCTGGTGGTCTCGGTCCGCACCGTCGACCACCACGTCTCGACGATCCTCGGCAACCTCGGTGTCCCGTCGCGCCGGCACGCGTCGCGGCTGGCCCGAACCCTCGCCAGCGCCTGA
- a CDS encoding arabinan endo-1,5-alpha-L-arabinosidase, with protein MTPVRLAPLLTVVAAVVGLTGALAPPAAAAGPALPAQAEQPWRLSGDLTAHDPALVAGGGGDDWYVFATGEENKGAGNIQIRSSPDGHKWTYEGTVWDEIPKWVKDAVPGVKNLWAPEVYQANGMYYMYYAASTWGHNRSAIGLATNETLDPSDPAYEWVDRGEVISSQPDDDYNAIDPGIIEDGSGTPWMAFGSYWSGIRMVKLDWPSGKLADPDAKPLHIADRKAAPNAIEAPYFVKNDGYYYLFTSWGQCCQGSDSDYKIMVGRSKKVTGPYVDRDGRKLLEGGGTTVLTAAGNRVGPGGQSASDDIMAYHYYDKSANGATKLALQPIVWDDDGWPLLTDPT; from the coding sequence ATGACGCCTGTGCGACTCGCGCCGCTCCTGACCGTCGTCGCCGCAGTGGTCGGGTTGACCGGGGCGCTGGCGCCGCCGGCCGCAGCCGCCGGACCGGCGCTCCCGGCGCAGGCCGAGCAGCCGTGGCGGCTCTCCGGCGACCTCACCGCCCACGACCCGGCGTTGGTCGCGGGGGGCGGAGGGGACGACTGGTACGTCTTCGCCACCGGTGAGGAGAACAAGGGCGCCGGCAACATCCAGATCCGCTCGTCGCCCGACGGGCACAAGTGGACCTACGAGGGCACGGTCTGGGACGAGATCCCGAAGTGGGTCAAGGACGCGGTGCCGGGCGTGAAGAACCTCTGGGCTCCGGAGGTCTACCAGGCCAACGGCATGTACTACATGTACTACGCGGCTTCCACCTGGGGACACAACCGTTCGGCGATCGGACTCGCCACGAACGAGACGCTCGACCCGTCCGACCCGGCCTACGAGTGGGTGGACCGCGGCGAGGTCATCAGCTCCCAGCCGGACGACGACTACAACGCGATCGACCCCGGGATCATCGAGGACGGGTCGGGCACGCCGTGGATGGCGTTCGGCTCCTACTGGAGCGGCATCCGGATGGTGAAGCTGGACTGGCCGTCCGGCAAGCTCGCCGACCCCGACGCGAAGCCGCTGCACATCGCCGACCGCAAGGCGGCGCCCAACGCCATCGAGGCCCCGTACTTCGTCAAGAACGACGGCTACTACTACCTGTTCACGTCCTGGGGGCAGTGCTGCCAGGGCTCCGACAGCGACTACAAGATCATGGTCGGGCGGTCGAAGAAGGTGACCGGCCCCTACGTCGACCGGGACGGTCGCAAGCTCCTCGAAGGCGGCGGCACCACCGTGCTCACCGCGGCGGGCAACCGGGTGGGCCCGGGCGGGCAGTCCGCGTCCGACGACATCATGGCCTACCACTACTACGACAAGTCGGCGAACGGGGCGACGAAGCTCGCCCTGCAGCCGATCGTGTGGGACGACGACGGCTGGCCGCTGCTCACCGACCCCACCTGA
- a CDS encoding isocitrate lyase/PEP mutase family protein has translation MTSSDFTGTDMTARFRALHVPGDPLLMPNPWDEGSAKALATLGFAALATTSSGFAATAGLVDGAMGAVDTLEHAAAVAVCVDIPVNADLEDGWGDDPGEVATTVAEAVEAGLAGCSIEDYSAGADPEIHDIGLAAERIAAAAEAAKEGRGLVLTARSENFIRGNPDLGDTIERLQAYQEAGAEVLYAPGLVELADIRSVVSSVDRPVNVLLMPGMAPIEELAAAGVARISVGGTFSWVAFGALARAARELKEQGTYGFFELAREGRELTTRAFRLH, from the coding sequence ATGACGAGCAGCGACTTCACCGGCACCGACATGACCGCCCGGTTCCGGGCATTGCACGTTCCCGGCGACCCGTTGCTGATGCCCAACCCTTGGGACGAGGGTTCGGCGAAGGCGCTCGCCACCCTCGGTTTCGCGGCGCTGGCCACCACCAGCAGCGGGTTCGCCGCCACCGCAGGCCTCGTCGACGGTGCGATGGGTGCGGTGGACACGCTCGAGCACGCCGCCGCGGTGGCGGTGTGCGTGGACATCCCGGTGAACGCCGACCTCGAGGACGGGTGGGGCGACGACCCGGGGGAGGTTGCCACCACCGTCGCGGAGGCCGTCGAGGCGGGCCTGGCCGGCTGCTCGATCGAGGACTACAGCGCGGGCGCCGACCCCGAGATCCACGACATCGGTCTCGCCGCCGAGCGGATCGCGGCCGCGGCGGAGGCCGCGAAGGAGGGCCGCGGGCTGGTGCTCACGGCCCGGTCCGAGAACTTCATCCGCGGCAACCCGGACCTCGGGGACACGATCGAACGCCTGCAGGCCTACCAGGAGGCGGGCGCCGAGGTGCTGTACGCGCCGGGCCTGGTGGAGCTGGCCGACATCCGCAGCGTGGTCTCGTCGGTGGACCGGCCGGTGAACGTGCTCCTGATGCCGGGGATGGCACCGATCGAGGAGCTGGCAGCCGCCGGCGTGGCCCGCATCTCGGTGGGGGGCACGTTCAGCTGGGTCGCGTTCGGTGCGCTCGCCAGGGCCGCCCGCGAGCTGAAGGAACAGGGCACGTACGGGTTCTTCGAGCTCGCGCGGGAAGGCCGGGAGTTGACCACTCGAGCATTCCGTCTGCACTAG
- a CDS encoding sigma-70 family RNA polymerase sigma factor produces MAERPDDERITAWALAAGRGDREALSAFVRATQRDVLRFVSHLCDPGQAEDLAQETYLRAVAALPRFEAAASARTWLLSIARRVAADAVRAAGRRPRTTAVADWDAVAVRAGATRRAGDEAVLLAQLVAALDPDRHEAFVLTQVLDLSYAEAAQVCGCPVGTIRSRVARAREDLVRVLGDGAIDTARRREA; encoded by the coding sequence GTGGCCGAACGACCGGACGACGAGCGGATCACCGCCTGGGCGCTCGCCGCCGGGCGCGGTGACCGGGAGGCCCTCTCCGCGTTCGTCCGGGCCACCCAGCGCGACGTGCTGCGGTTCGTGTCGCACCTCTGCGACCCCGGCCAGGCCGAGGACCTCGCGCAGGAGACCTACCTGCGAGCCGTGGCGGCCCTCCCGCGGTTCGAGGCGGCCGCGTCCGCACGCACCTGGCTGCTGTCGATCGCCCGGCGGGTCGCGGCCGACGCGGTGCGCGCCGCGGGCCGCCGTCCCCGCACCACCGCTGTCGCCGACTGGGACGCCGTCGCCGTGCGCGCGGGAGCCACGCGGCGGGCGGGCGACGAGGCGGTGCTGCTCGCGCAGCTGGTGGCCGCGCTCGACCCGGACCGGCACGAGGCGTTCGTGCTCACGCAGGTGCTCGACCTGAGCTACGCCGAGGCGGCGCAGGTCTGCGGCTGCCCGGTGGGCACGATCCGGTCGCGGGTGGCACGGGCCCGGGAGGACCTGGTCAGAGTCCTCGGCGACGGCGCGATCGACACCGCGCGGCGCCGCGAGGCCTGA
- a CDS encoding zf-HC2 domain-containing protein, producing MRCEDCRDAISARMDGEDPGVEPGTVDRHLDDCAACRAFAERAAHVTRLARIRPAEELPDVLPGLLAALDAGESRPAPPRSRRSIARDAVRAALAALAVGQLALALSGIISATGAGPDQFAGASMAHFSHESAAWNLALGVAFGWAATGARRSGGLVPVIGAFVALLVALSALDVLAGHVTAGRLLGHLPVIIGLLLLLVHARLGGDGRDTTADARGDGGVHHRGTELGGPRLGDGGLDGGLQPSAHHRAA from the coding sequence ATGCGCTGCGAGGACTGCCGGGACGCGATCTCCGCGCGGATGGACGGCGAGGACCCCGGGGTGGAACCCGGGACGGTGGATCGGCACCTCGACGACTGCGCCGCCTGCCGCGCCTTCGCCGAGCGGGCCGCGCACGTCACCCGGCTGGCCCGGATCCGGCCCGCCGAGGAGCTCCCCGACGTGCTGCCCGGGCTCCTGGCCGCGCTCGACGCGGGCGAGTCCCGCCCGGCGCCCCCGCGTTCGCGGCGCTCGATCGCCCGGGACGCCGTCCGCGCCGCCCTCGCGGCGCTCGCCGTCGGGCAGCTGGCGCTCGCGCTCAGCGGGATCATCAGCGCGACCGGGGCCGGCCCGGATCAGTTCGCGGGGGCGAGCATGGCGCACTTCTCCCACGAGAGCGCCGCCTGGAACCTCGCTCTCGGCGTCGCGTTCGGCTGGGCCGCCACCGGGGCGCGCCGGTCGGGCGGGCTGGTGCCGGTGATCGGCGCGTTCGTCGCGCTGCTGGTGGCCCTCAGCGCGCTGGACGTGCTCGCCGGGCACGTCACGGCCGGACGGCTGCTCGGGCACCTGCCGGTGATCATCGGCCTCCTGCTCCTCTTGGTGCACGCCCGGCTCGGGGGCGACGGCCGCGACACCACGGCCGACGCCCGCGGCGACGGCGGCGTCCACCACCGCGGCACGGAGCTCGGTGGCCCCCGGCTCGGCGACGGGGGCCTGGACGGGGGCCTGCAGCCCTCCGCCCACCACCGCGCCGCCTGA
- a CDS encoding MauE/DoxX family redox-associated membrane protein, with translation MPPATTSPPAPALAWLTTAGRLLLGAVWLVAGASKITDLDASVRAVRAYRLLPETAAQVVGAGLPVVELLLGVLLVVGAGVRTAAAVSAVLMLAFVVGIASAWARGLRIDCGCFGSGGELGAGQDPTYGLELARDAALLVVAVLLARWPAGRLALMKEFS, from the coding sequence ATGCCTCCTGCCACCACGTCCCCACCCGCCCCCGCGCTCGCCTGGCTCACCACGGCGGGGCGGCTGCTGCTCGGCGCCGTCTGGCTGGTCGCCGGTGCCTCGAAGATCACCGACCTGGACGCGTCCGTGCGCGCGGTCCGCGCCTACCGGCTCCTGCCCGAGACGGCCGCTCAGGTCGTCGGCGCCGGCCTGCCGGTCGTCGAGCTGCTGCTGGGCGTGCTGCTCGTCGTCGGGGCCGGGGTGCGGACGGCCGCGGCGGTCTCGGCCGTGCTGATGCTCGCTTTCGTCGTCGGGATCGCCTCGGCGTGGGCGCGGGGGCTGCGGATCGACTGCGGCTGCTTCGGATCCGGCGGCGAGCTCGGCGCCGGGCAGGACCCGACGTACGGGCTCGAGCTCGCCCGCGACGCCGCGCTGCTGGTGGTTGCCGTCCTACTCGCCCGGTGGCCGGCCGGGCGCCTCGCACTGATGAAGGAGTTCTCCTGA
- a CDS encoding DsbA family protein, whose protein sequence is MPRTITVRRGPSTMTLVAVVVLVLFAGAVGFGVYRAGAGTGELPAGATAAGVTVGNPDAPATIDLYLDFQCPACAQYEQQAGATIDQLVTSGQAKIVYHPVAYLNRFSSTQYSSRSSAAAGCAADAGVLPRFAQLLYSNQPPEGGDGLPDDQLVALGTQAGAGPGFATCVQDGRYSGWSRSVTDAASQAGVTGTPTVLVNGREVAHTAEALRAAVIGS, encoded by the coding sequence ATGCCTCGCACCATCACCGTCCGGCGCGGCCCGTCGACGATGACGCTCGTCGCGGTCGTCGTGCTGGTGCTGTTCGCCGGGGCCGTCGGCTTCGGCGTCTACCGCGCCGGGGCCGGCACGGGTGAGCTGCCGGCGGGCGCCACCGCGGCGGGCGTCACGGTCGGCAACCCCGACGCGCCCGCCACGATCGACCTCTACCTGGACTTCCAGTGCCCGGCCTGCGCGCAGTACGAGCAGCAGGCGGGCGCCACGATCGACCAGCTCGTCACGTCGGGGCAGGCCAAGATCGTCTACCACCCGGTCGCGTACCTGAACCGCTTCTCCAGCACGCAGTACTCCAGCCGCTCGTCCGCGGCCGCGGGCTGCGCCGCCGACGCGGGCGTGCTCCCGCGCTTCGCCCAGCTGCTGTACTCGAACCAGCCACCCGAGGGCGGCGACGGCCTGCCCGACGACCAGCTCGTCGCGCTCGGCACGCAGGCCGGGGCCGGGCCCGGCTTCGCCACCTGCGTGCAGGACGGCAGGTACTCGGGCTGGAGCCGGTCGGTCACCGACGCCGCCTCGCAGGCCGGCGTCACCGGGACACCCACCGTGCTCGTCAACGGGCGCGAGGTGGCGCACACTGCGGAGGCGCTGCGGGCCGCGGTGATCGGCAGCTGA
- a CDS encoding MFS transporter: protein MTSRMLVDPAQRVSAGWVVRFSLAWVGLYAGLFGPLQVLLPQQVEVLAPQDKEAALALVLAAGAACSLVANPLFGALSDRTRSRFGRRRPWIALGFAGGAVAITLLAAAPAVPFVVIGWCAVQTLLNAPFAALSAAVPDEVPAGQRGTAAGYLGLAFVVGVGLGTGLAVLAGAVTTGYLLCAVAALAFSLPYVLLGRHTGEVPERTWRWGEFLRGFWINPVRHRDFGWGFLTRFLVNLGNAIVLLYLFFFLSDVVGLAEPASSVLLLTAIYSVAMLASVVVAGTLSDRTGRRRVFVTGGSLVMAAAAVLISVWPTWPGMVAGAVALGFGFGAYSAVDFALLTQVLPTGRDRGKDLGVLNIASSLPQVIAPVIAAPVVTVLGGYTALYLVAAAIEVAGAVLVYRIRSVR, encoded by the coding sequence ATGACCTCACGGATGCTCGTCGATCCGGCACAACGGGTGTCGGCGGGCTGGGTCGTGCGGTTCTCGCTGGCCTGGGTCGGGCTCTACGCCGGCCTGTTCGGGCCGCTGCAGGTGCTGCTGCCCCAGCAGGTCGAGGTGCTCGCACCGCAGGACAAGGAGGCGGCGCTCGCGCTGGTGCTCGCGGCGGGCGCGGCGTGCTCGCTCGTGGCGAACCCGCTGTTCGGGGCGCTCTCGGACCGCACCCGCTCCAGGTTCGGCAGGCGCAGGCCGTGGATCGCGCTCGGGTTCGCAGGCGGCGCCGTCGCGATCACGCTGCTCGCCGCGGCGCCCGCCGTCCCGTTCGTGGTGATCGGGTGGTGCGCGGTGCAGACGTTGCTGAACGCCCCGTTCGCCGCACTCAGCGCCGCCGTGCCCGACGAGGTGCCGGCCGGGCAGCGGGGCACGGCCGCCGGCTACCTCGGCCTCGCGTTCGTGGTCGGGGTGGGACTCGGCACCGGCCTCGCGGTCCTCGCGGGTGCCGTCACCACCGGGTACCTCCTGTGCGCGGTCGCCGCGCTGGCCTTCAGCCTCCCGTACGTCCTGCTGGGGCGGCACACCGGCGAGGTGCCCGAGCGGACCTGGCGGTGGGGCGAGTTCCTGCGCGGCTTCTGGATCAACCCGGTGCGCCACCGCGACTTCGGCTGGGGCTTCCTCACGCGCTTCCTGGTGAACCTCGGCAACGCGATCGTGCTGCTCTACCTGTTCTTCTTCTTGTCGGACGTCGTGGGGCTCGCCGAGCCGGCCTCCAGCGTGCTCCTCCTCACGGCGATCTACTCGGTGGCCATGCTGGCGTCCGTCGTCGTCGCGGGAACGCTGTCGGACCGCACGGGGCGGCGGCGCGTGTTCGTCACCGGCGGCTCGCTGGTCATGGCCGCAGCGGCGGTGCTGATCTCGGTGTGGCCGACCTGGCCGGGCATGGTCGCCGGCGCGGTGGCGCTGGGCTTCGGGTTCGGCGCCTACAGCGCGGTGGACTTCGCGCTGCTCACCCAGGTGCTCCCCACCGGGCGCGACCGGGGCAAGGACCTGGGCGTGCTCAACATCGCCAGCTCGCTCCCCCAGGTGATCGCGCCGGTGATCGCCGCCCCGGTCGTCACCGTCCTGGGCGGGTACACGGCGCTCTACCTCGTGGCGGCCGCCATCGAGGTCGCGGGCGCGGTGCTGGTCTACCGGATCCGCTCGGTCCGCTGA
- a CDS encoding lipopolysaccharide biosynthesis protein produces the protein MRDPHIGDVWDVVTEPLPTVGVQDSDVQGSPADRLRNLLRGWRDPQHRDGLALVLSSGISSVVGLLYWVVAARLFPPDEVGVNTTLISTMTLIGVTSQLNLGSALLRFVPVAGRSARSLVAACYGIAILTACVLGGVFALGAPLWAPDLVDALGHGPLLVFFVLATPVWAAFAMHDYTLTAIKRATLVPLENLAFSLLKVGFLVAGTVLVFRGVIAVSWVLATAVIVVVVAAFLAKVLRPTAAAPLPREQIRPRSIAGYVSADWAGGLCTDAVEFGLPLVVLFSLDADSAGTFSVVWAIAYAFYLVTHGMSQSMVTHVADRPHESEAAVRTMVSKALTLIVPGVLVVVVGAGLILSIFGRHYAENGTTLLVLCALSAVPNVVVGTAVAVARIQHRPSVIFGIPATVAVIVVPLALVLMPHLGLTGVGIALVAGQTAVASGILLSRWTRA, from the coding sequence ATGCGTGACCCGCACATCGGCGACGTCTGGGACGTCGTCACCGAGCCGCTGCCGACCGTCGGTGTCCAGGACAGCGACGTCCAGGGCAGCCCGGCCGACCGGCTGCGCAACCTGCTGCGCGGCTGGCGCGACCCGCAGCACCGCGACGGGCTCGCCCTGGTGCTCTCGTCGGGCATCTCCTCGGTGGTCGGGCTGCTGTACTGGGTGGTGGCGGCGCGCCTGTTCCCGCCGGACGAGGTCGGGGTCAACACCACGCTGATCTCGACGATGACGCTGATCGGCGTCACCTCGCAGCTCAACCTCGGCAGCGCCCTGCTGCGTTTCGTCCCGGTGGCCGGGCGGTCGGCGCGTTCGTTGGTGGCGGCGTGCTACGGCATCGCGATCCTCACGGCGTGCGTGCTGGGCGGCGTGTTCGCCCTCGGCGCGCCGCTGTGGGCCCCCGACCTGGTGGACGCGCTCGGGCACGGGCCGCTCCTCGTGTTCTTCGTGCTGGCCACGCCGGTGTGGGCGGCGTTCGCGATGCACGACTACACGCTCACGGCGATCAAGCGCGCCACTCTCGTGCCGCTGGAGAACCTCGCCTTCTCGCTGCTCAAGGTCGGGTTCCTCGTCGCCGGCACCGTGCTCGTGTTCCGCGGTGTGATCGCCGTGTCGTGGGTGCTGGCCACTGCGGTGATCGTCGTGGTCGTGGCGGCCTTCCTGGCGAAGGTGCTGCGGCCCACCGCCGCCGCCCCGCTGCCCAGGGAGCAGATCCGGCCGCGGAGCATCGCCGGTTACGTGTCGGCCGACTGGGCGGGCGGGCTGTGCACCGACGCGGTCGAGTTCGGGCTCCCGCTGGTGGTCCTGTTCAGCCTCGACGCGGACTCGGCAGGCACGTTCAGCGTGGTCTGGGCGATCGCGTACGCGTTCTACCTGGTGACGCACGGGATGAGCCAGTCGATGGTGACGCACGTGGCGGACCGGCCCCACGAGTCCGAGGCGGCGGTGCGCACCATGGTCAGCAAGGCGCTCACCCTGATCGTGCCGGGCGTGCTGGTGGTCGTCGTCGGCGCCGGCCTGATCCTGTCGATCTTCGGCCGGCACTACGCCGAGAACGGCACGACGCTGCTCGTGCTCTGCGCCCTGTCCGCGGTGCCGAACGTCGTGGTGGGGACGGCGGTGGCGGTCGCGCGGATCCAGCACCGCCCCAGCGTGATCTTCGGGATCCCGGCCACGGTCGCGGTGATCGTCGTCCCGCTGGCACTGGTGCTGATGCCCCACCTCGGGCTCACGGGCGTCGGCATCGCCCTGGTCGCGGGGCAGACGGCGGTGGCGAGCGGGATCCTGCTGAGCCGGTGGACGCGGGCGTAG